A genomic region of Erythrobacter sp. SCSIO 43205 contains the following coding sequences:
- a CDS encoding DUF2490 domain-containing protein, whose product MQSTKLALVAAAVTLPLATPASATEDDLNVWTGQFVTIDLGEDSNWYIRGEAQERFTNDADRLGQLLLRSFVGYRITDKVNIGGGYAYILTDPVGPAKTNEHRFYQELNVRLIEKDGVTLDSRTRLEQRTFEEGDGTSWRFRNFVQLRVPITENNKLNLYTEPFIELNDTQFQSGGLSVWRNFVGVTVPLGDGITMVPGYLNQTVFREGRENRMDHVANVNVFFAF is encoded by the coding sequence ATGCAAAGCACCAAATTGGCCCTTGTTGCCGCAGCCGTAACGCTTCCCCTCGCCACCCCGGCGTCTGCGACCGAAGATGATCTGAACGTCTGGACGGGCCAGTTCGTCACAATTGATCTTGGGGAAGATAGCAATTGGTACATTCGCGGCGAAGCGCAGGAGCGTTTTACCAATGACGCGGACCGGCTGGGCCAGCTGCTTTTGCGCAGTTTCGTAGGGTATCGCATCACCGACAAGGTCAACATTGGCGGGGGCTATGCCTACATCCTCACCGATCCGGTGGGCCCGGCAAAGACCAATGAGCACCGCTTTTACCAAGAGCTGAACGTGCGTTTGATCGAGAAAGACGGCGTGACGCTGGATTCGCGCACCCGGCTTGAACAGCGCACCTTTGAAGAGGGCGACGGCACTTCCTGGCGCTTTCGCAATTTCGTGCAATTGCGCGTGCCGATCACCGAGAACAACAAGCTCAACCTCTACACCGAGCCATTTATTGAGCTCAACGATACGCAGTTTCAATCGGGCGGGCTTAGCGTGTGGCGCAATTTCGTAGGCGTAACTGTACCGCTTGGCGATGGGATCACCATGGTGCCGGGTTATCTCAACCAGACCGTGTTTCGCGAAGGCCGCGAAAACCGCATGGATCACGTCGCCAATGTGAATGTGTTTTTTGCGTTCTAG
- a CDS encoding sensor histidine kinase: protein MPDTLSTLPSDGETIAELRELYRAAEARSARLRLLSVSGRELAAATSDTLDEIVKRCAMRLAFFVGCRAASVREAEKLEKGEAGIPIQAPGEEDVTLAWLVVDGLERLADISDPEDREAFRMELEQMGLAIDRIRRERERADLVSALQSREKTLAMLLERIFTAQEEERRRVSHELHDGVAQTATALVRILDNPAQRAKLTDDADEGAINPADVARSLVSELRRVIAGLRPTMLDDLGLLPALQALGEGLEADGYRVTQTLVASPKRLSPLVETAVFRVAQEAVANIRKHAGAPCDVLIEARFDTDPLTLRIEDHGEGPSEETRKAGAQSGNNVGIEVMKERMSAIGGTLEWGAGAERGVFVEARLPAEN, encoded by the coding sequence ATGCCTGATACGCTTTCTACTTTGCCTTCAGATGGCGAAACCATTGCCGAACTGCGCGAGCTTTACCGTGCCGCCGAAGCGCGTTCGGCAAGGCTGCGGCTTTTGTCGGTTTCCGGACGCGAACTGGCAGCTGCGACAAGCGATACGTTGGACGAGATCGTTAAGCGCTGCGCCATGCGTCTTGCTTTCTTTGTCGGCTGCCGGGCTGCGTCTGTGCGCGAGGCGGAAAAGCTGGAAAAGGGCGAGGCGGGCATTCCCATTCAGGCGCCGGGCGAGGAGGACGTTACCCTTGCGTGGCTGGTGGTCGATGGTCTTGAGAGGCTCGCGGATATCTCCGACCCCGAAGATCGCGAGGCTTTCCGGATGGAACTGGAGCAGATGGGGCTTGCCATCGACCGCATCAGGCGCGAGCGTGAGCGGGCCGATCTGGTGAGCGCGCTGCAAAGCCGCGAGAAGACACTGGCGATGCTGCTGGAGCGGATATTTACCGCGCAAGAGGAAGAGCGCCGCAGGGTAAGCCATGAACTCCACGACGGTGTGGCGCAAACCGCGACCGCGCTGGTGCGCATTCTGGATAATCCGGCGCAACGCGCAAAGCTGACAGACGATGCCGATGAGGGCGCGATTAATCCTGCTGACGTTGCGCGCTCGCTCGTCTCGGAATTGCGGCGAGTGATTGCTGGCCTTCGCCCGACAATGCTCGATGACCTTGGACTTCTGCCCGCGCTTCAAGCGCTGGGAGAAGGGCTTGAAGCCGATGGCTATCGCGTCACGCAAACACTGGTCGCCAGCCCAAAGCGCCTCTCGCCGCTGGTCGAAACCGCAGTGTTTCGGGTGGCGCAAGAGGCCGTAGCCAATATTCGCAAGCACGCCGGCGCACCCTGCGATGTCTTGATCGAAGCGCGTTTTGACACCGACCCTCTCACCTTGCGCATCGAAGACCACGGTGAAGGTCCGTCCGAAGAAACCCGAAAAGCAGGCGCGCAAAGCGGCAACAATGTGGGGATTGAAGTGATGAAAGAACGCATGAGCGCAATTGGCGGTACGCTGGAATGGGGCGCGGGCGCCGAGCGCGGTGTCTTTGTCGAAGCGCGCTTGCCTGCTGAAAACTGA
- a CDS encoding hydroxymethylglutaryl-CoA lyase, giving the protein MATVYTKSVEIVEVSPRDGLQNEKVPVGTDDKLGLIAKAIDAGVRRIEVTSFVNPRAVPQMADADAVCAGLPDRDDVTYIGLVMNQRGADRALATGRIDQLGAVCVATDTFAMRNQGQTSDGSVEAAKAIIETAREAGKTAQATIAASFGCPFEGEVAEGRVIEMARAVAEAGPVEIALADTIGVGNPAHVTRLIAGVKSVVGDIPIRVHFHNTRGTGLANVWAAILAGASNIDASIGGLGGCPFAPGAAGNVATEDVQYMLERAGIETGLDLAKLIETNAWLAPIMGKQLPAMVAKSGGFPAPHNQEKELA; this is encoded by the coding sequence ATGGCAACAGTGTATACAAAAAGCGTCGAGATCGTCGAAGTGAGCCCGCGGGACGGGCTTCAAAACGAGAAAGTGCCGGTCGGCACCGACGACAAGCTGGGGTTGATCGCAAAGGCGATTGATGCGGGTGTGCGGCGCATTGAAGTTACCAGCTTCGTCAATCCGCGCGCTGTGCCTCAGATGGCGGATGCGGACGCGGTGTGCGCCGGGCTACCGGACCGCGATGACGTCACCTACATCGGTCTTGTAATGAACCAGCGCGGCGCTGACCGGGCGCTTGCGACGGGGCGCATTGACCAGTTGGGCGCTGTTTGTGTTGCCACCGATACATTTGCCATGCGTAACCAAGGGCAGACTTCGGATGGCTCGGTCGAGGCGGCAAAGGCAATTATCGAAACGGCGAGAGAAGCTGGCAAAACTGCTCAGGCCACAATCGCTGCAAGCTTTGGTTGCCCCTTCGAAGGCGAAGTTGCGGAAGGCCGCGTCATCGAAATGGCGCGGGCCGTGGCAGAGGCGGGCCCTGTCGAAATCGCGCTTGCTGACACAATCGGAGTGGGTAACCCTGCGCACGTGACCCGCCTTATTGCAGGCGTGAAATCAGTCGTTGGCGACATTCCCATTCGGGTCCACTTTCACAACACGCGCGGGACGGGACTTGCCAATGTCTGGGCTGCGATCCTTGCGGGCGCATCGAATATCGATGCCTCCATCGGCGGGCTCGGCGGCTGTCCTTTCGCGCCGGGTGCTGCGGGCAATGTCGCTACTGAAGATGTCCAGTATATGCTGGAGCGGGCCGGGATCGAAACCGGATTAGACCTCGCAAAACTGATCGAAACCAACGCGTGGCTTGCGCCCATTATGGGCAAGCAACTGCCTGCGATGGTTGCCAAATCGGGCGGCTTTCCCGCCCCGCACAATCAAGAAAAGGAACTCGCCTGA
- a CDS encoding ATP-binding protein — protein MSRRSTLFWTDRPLAFKGLVVVALPLAVLLGSLVSLYLAASAETRAEDDVRRAFAIQRDVYQVHALLAEAAAGVRGYALTREERFLAPYYTAERDLPATLERLDVAIEDEDVRPRFLQLLQITKDKREGLRTTISLAQSSNEPTPDEIEDLLVTNKLALDAVRQEIENIQELEGIVLDRRRALVEDVRTRFLTLTAVSAIIGLLGSFAAVYLFSTGIVRRVSKLEGDAELLARGERLDAPPEEADELGRLAQRMARASALLRKREDDLKASEERFRLVIERVRDYGIFTLDNHGIVTSWNLGAERIKGWRTHEIVGEHFSRFYPADTRDTLPDTLLERARVEGAAEDEGWRIRKDGSRFWANVVITALRDEAGELQGFAKVTRDMTERRRSEEELRLAREEAVAANLAKSEFLSRTSHELRTPLNAILGFGQLLEIDEEDFADPHRDAVRQITRAGRHLLSLINDLLDISSIESGAQEVEIEAVNIAQLIEETRRLADPIVRAAALRFEIDLPSEDTTVQADRRRTTQVILNLISNAAKYNVEGDFVRLGAEVHSDTVTVFVEDDGPGVAPADRSRLFTAFDRLGQQKLSRSEGTGLGLALSKSLVESMGGTLDYSPRDPDGHESGARFSFTLAAKPASATAKQSAQ, from the coding sequence GTGAGCAGGCGTTCGACCCTATTCTGGACTGATCGTCCGCTCGCTTTCAAAGGGCTTGTCGTGGTGGCCTTGCCGCTGGCGGTGCTGCTGGGCTCCCTGGTGTCGCTCTACCTTGCGGCGAGCGCTGAGACGCGCGCTGAAGACGATGTGCGCCGCGCCTTTGCCATCCAGCGCGACGTTTATCAGGTGCACGCGCTTCTGGCAGAAGCGGCAGCGGGCGTGCGCGGTTATGCCTTGACCCGCGAAGAGCGCTTTCTGGCACCATATTACACCGCCGAACGCGACCTTCCGGCGACGCTTGAACGATTGGATGTGGCGATTGAGGACGAAGATGTGCGCCCGCGTTTCCTCCAATTGCTGCAGATAACCAAGGACAAACGCGAAGGGCTGCGCACAACCATTTCACTTGCTCAAAGCTCAAACGAGCCAACGCCAGATGAGATTGAGGACTTGCTTGTCACGAACAAGTTGGCGCTCGATGCAGTTCGGCAGGAAATTGAAAATATTCAGGAGCTTGAGGGGATTGTCCTTGATCGCAGGCGCGCGCTTGTCGAGGATGTGCGCACACGGTTCCTGACATTGACGGCGGTCAGTGCGATCATTGGCCTGTTGGGCAGTTTTGCTGCCGTTTATCTGTTCTCCACCGGGATTGTGCGCCGAGTGAGCAAGCTTGAAGGCGATGCGGAGCTTCTTGCGCGAGGGGAGCGATTGGACGCTCCTCCAGAAGAGGCCGATGAGCTTGGTCGGTTGGCACAGCGCATGGCGCGGGCAAGCGCTCTTTTGCGCAAACGCGAAGATGATCTCAAAGCGAGCGAAGAGCGTTTTCGCCTCGTGATCGAACGGGTGCGCGATTACGGCATATTCACGCTCGACAACCACGGCATTGTGACCAGTTGGAACCTTGGCGCTGAACGGATCAAGGGCTGGCGAACTCATGAAATTGTGGGTGAACATTTTAGCCGCTTCTATCCCGCCGACACGCGCGATACCTTGCCAGATACATTGCTTGAAAGGGCGCGGGTCGAAGGCGCGGCAGAAGACGAAGGCTGGCGCATTCGCAAGGACGGTTCGCGCTTTTGGGCGAACGTGGTCATTACCGCGCTTCGCGATGAGGCGGGCGAGCTTCAAGGCTTTGCCAAGGTCACGCGCGATATGACAGAGCGCCGCCGCAGCGAAGAGGAACTTCGACTGGCGCGCGAAGAGGCGGTTGCGGCAAACCTTGCAAAGTCTGAATTTCTCTCCCGCACGAGCCACGAACTGCGCACGCCGCTCAATGCCATACTTGGCTTTGGCCAGTTGCTTGAAATCGACGAAGAGGATTTCGCCGACCCTCATCGCGATGCGGTGCGACAGATCACCAGGGCGGGGCGGCATCTGCTCTCTTTGATCAATGATTTGCTCGACATCTCCAGTATCGAATCCGGCGCGCAAGAGGTCGAGATAGAGGCGGTGAACATCGCGCAGTTAATCGAAGAAACGCGCCGTCTGGCCGACCCCATTGTGCGCGCAGCAGCCTTACGATTTGAAATTGATCTGCCGAGCGAGGATACAACGGTTCAGGCTGATCGGCGTCGCACCACTCAGGTCATCTTGAACCTCATCAGCAACGCAGCGAAATACAATGTTGAAGGCGACTTTGTGCGGCTTGGGGCTGAAGTCCACAGCGATACTGTGACCGTTTTTGTCGAAGACGATGGTCCCGGTGTTGCCCCTGCTGACCGCTCGCGGCTGTTCACGGCCTTTGATCGCCTTGGCCAGCAAAAGCTTTCGCGCAGCGAGGGGACCGGCCTTGGGCTTGCGCTTTCAAAAAGTCTTGTTGAATCGATGGGTGGCACGCTTGATTACAGCCCCCGCGATCCAGACGGCCATGAAAGCGGGGCCCGCTTCTCCTTCACCCTCGCCGCCAAACCCGCATCAGCCACCGCCAAGCAAAGCGCGCAATAG
- a CDS encoding CaiB/BaiF CoA-transferase family protein: protein MGKPLDTGASPGALAGLRVVEMGQLLAGPFCGQLLGDMGADVIKLEPPGKGDPMREWGQGEEKVQWEVIARNKRSVTCNLRVPEGQEIARQLIAKADILVENFKPGTLEKWGLSPEELHKTNPGLIIARMSGYGQTGPYSTRAGFGGIGEAMGGWRYIVGDPDRPPARMGISIGDTLCATYGTMGVLAALHHREKTGEGQVIDTALYEAVLQVMEGLVPEYDYNGFIRERSGSILPGIAPSNVYSCSDGPFMIGANNDAIFKRLAQAMGRPELAEDERYATHLARGVHQTELDDLINEWTATLTIDELDALMIEYSIPAGRVYTAKDMLQDPHFKDREAIIEVDTEGHGPLKMQNAFPRFSKSQSGVRRTAPVTPGQHNAEVLSELLGWDEAQIAEKKEKGLM, encoded by the coding sequence ATGGGTAAGCCGCTCGACACAGGAGCCAGCCCCGGCGCGCTGGCTGGCTTGCGCGTAGTTGAAATGGGCCAGCTTCTCGCAGGGCCTTTTTGCGGACAACTGCTGGGCGATATGGGCGCGGATGTCATCAAACTGGAGCCTCCCGGAAAAGGCGACCCCATGCGCGAATGGGGGCAGGGCGAGGAAAAGGTCCAATGGGAAGTGATTGCGCGCAACAAGCGCTCGGTCACTTGCAATTTGCGCGTACCCGAAGGTCAGGAGATTGCGCGGCAACTGATCGCGAAAGCCGATATTCTGGTCGAGAATTTCAAGCCCGGAACGCTGGAGAAATGGGGGCTTTCTCCTGAAGAGCTGCACAAGACCAACCCCGGCCTCATCATCGCGCGAATGTCGGGTTATGGCCAGACTGGCCCCTACTCCACCCGCGCCGGATTTGGCGGCATTGGCGAGGCGATGGGCGGCTGGCGCTACATCGTGGGTGACCCTGACAGACCACCTGCGCGCATGGGCATTTCCATCGGCGACACTCTTTGTGCGACTTACGGCACGATGGGCGTGCTCGCCGCATTACACCACCGCGAAAAAACGGGTGAGGGTCAGGTGATTGACACCGCGCTTTACGAAGCGGTCTTGCAGGTCATGGAAGGGCTGGTCCCCGAATATGACTATAACGGATTTATCCGCGAACGCTCCGGTTCAATCCTCCCCGGAATTGCGCCGAGCAATGTCTATTCATGCAGCGATGGTCCGTTTATGATCGGTGCCAACAACGATGCGATTTTCAAGCGCTTGGCACAGGCGATGGGGCGGCCGGAACTGGCTGAAGATGAACGCTATGCGACTCATTTGGCGCGCGGGGTGCATCAGACCGAGCTTGATGATCTCATCAATGAATGGACAGCCACGCTCACGATTGATGAGCTGGATGCGCTGATGATCGAATATTCGATCCCCGCAGGGCGCGTCTACACCGCCAAGGATATGCTTCAAGACCCTCATTTCAAGGACCGTGAGGCGATTATCGAAGTCGATACAGAAGGCCATGGCCCCTTGAAGATGCAGAACGCTTTCCCGCGTTTCTCCAAATCCCAAAGCGGCGTACGCAGAACCGCTCCGGTAACGCCCGGACAGCACAACGCAGAAGTCTTGAGCGAGCTTTTGGGATGGGACGAGGCGCAGATTGCCGAGAAAAAAGAGAAAGGCCTGATGTAA
- a CDS encoding hydantoinase B/oxoprolinase family protein, with product MPAQIIETNPAPFKRLDIDPVTLDIIENALRNARIEMDATLVRTAMSPGIREQGDAFPLIADPSGKMIVGQFGSFIGGFLKSFDGTIEDGDMIFLSDPYSCEGAISHSNDWLVMLPVFKDGRLIAYTAMFGHQSDIGGMVPGSMPIEATSIFQEGVRIPPVKIWKRHEYNDDLMKLVMHQTRKPDWCQADLNALIASCRVASNRLVEMAERFGDDVYYSATQELLARNHRAMKALIGQAIPEAKASFEDFICDDGKGYGPYKIKCTMWREGDKVILDFDGTDPQSAASINFYLNENMFKMFFGIYMIMVFDPQILFNDGFYDLIEVRIPEGSLLKPKFPAALSGRTHALGRIFDILGGLLGQGTPEFLNAAGFSSSPHLFYSGWDNREGKKADWFQLFQIGFGGIPGRPLGDGPDGHSLWPGFTNVPNEFLERYFPLRIERYETEKDSGGAGLHRGGNGIHMTYRFLADGAIAIHDDRWFVPPWGVNGGHPGKRATKLIERLDGTTEIVGNKVEDVEVKAGEQLHFITWGGGGWGDPLTRDSELVALEVRQGLVTVEGARDYGVVITDDHTVDASATEALREEIKASRGELPLFDYGPGIEALREKCEEETGLAAPIQPSWDAQKLGGRHG from the coding sequence ATGCCAGCACAAATCATCGAAACCAATCCTGCGCCCTTCAAAAGGCTCGATATTGATCCGGTCACATTGGACATCATCGAGAACGCGCTGCGCAATGCCCGGATCGAGATGGATGCGACCCTTGTGCGCACCGCGATGAGCCCCGGCATACGCGAGCAGGGCGACGCATTTCCGCTGATCGCTGATCCGTCGGGCAAGATGATCGTCGGACAATTCGGCAGCTTCATCGGCGGCTTCCTCAAGAGCTTTGACGGAACGATCGAGGACGGGGACATGATCTTCCTCTCCGATCCTTACAGTTGCGAAGGCGCGATCAGCCACTCGAACGACTGGCTCGTAATGCTGCCGGTGTTTAAGGACGGGCGTCTTATCGCCTACACCGCCATGTTCGGCCACCAGTCCGATATTGGCGGCATGGTACCCGGCTCCATGCCGATTGAGGCGACCTCGATCTTTCAGGAAGGCGTACGCATTCCGCCGGTAAAGATTTGGAAAAGGCATGAATACAACGACGACCTGATGAAGCTCGTCATGCACCAAACGCGCAAACCCGATTGGTGTCAGGCTGACCTCAACGCGCTCATCGCCAGCTGCCGCGTCGCCTCCAACCGCCTCGTCGAAATGGCGGAGCGCTTTGGCGACGATGTATACTACTCAGCCACGCAGGAACTCCTCGCCCGCAACCACCGCGCGATGAAGGCGCTTATCGGTCAGGCAATCCCTGAAGCCAAGGCGAGCTTTGAAGATTTCATTTGCGACGATGGCAAGGGCTATGGCCCTTATAAGATCAAATGCACCATGTGGCGCGAAGGCGATAAGGTCATCCTCGACTTCGACGGCACCGACCCGCAGTCAGCCGCCTCGATCAATTTCTACTTGAACGAGAATATGTTCAAGATGTTCTTTGGCATCTACATGATCATGGTCTTCGACCCGCAGATCCTCTTCAATGATGGCTTCTATGACCTCATCGAAGTCCGCATTCCCGAAGGCTCATTGCTGAAGCCCAAGTTCCCCGCAGCCTTGTCAGGCCGCACTCATGCTTTGGGCCGGATTTTCGACATTCTGGGCGGTCTGCTGGGGCAGGGCACGCCGGAGTTCCTGAACGCCGCTGGCTTCTCTTCTTCGCCTCACCTTTTCTACTCTGGCTGGGACAACCGAGAAGGCAAGAAGGCGGATTGGTTCCAGCTGTTCCAGATCGGTTTTGGCGGCATTCCCGGTCGGCCTCTTGGCGATGGTCCCGATGGACACTCGCTCTGGCCGGGTTTCACCAATGTGCCCAACGAGTTTCTGGAGCGCTACTTCCCACTGCGGATTGAACGCTATGAAACCGAGAAGGATTCTGGCGGCGCTGGCCTCCACCGCGGCGGTAATGGTATTCACATGACCTACCGCTTCCTCGCCGACGGCGCGATTGCGATCCACGATGACCGCTGGTTTGTGCCCCCGTGGGGCGTCAATGGCGGCCACCCGGGCAAGCGCGCAACCAAGCTGATTGAGCGGCTCGATGGCACCACCGAGATCGTCGGCAACAAGGTCGAAGATGTCGAGGTGAAAGCGGGCGAGCAACTCCACTTCATCACATGGGGCGGCGGGGGCTGGGGCGACCCACTGACACGTGATTCCGAACTCGTCGCGCTCGAAGTGCGCCAAGGCCTCGTCACCGTCGAGGGCGCGCGCGATTACGGCGTTGTCATCACAGACGACCACACGGTCGACGCATCGGCGACAGAGGCGCTGCGCGAAGAGATCAAGGCATCGCGCGGCGAGCTACCGCTTTTCGACTATGGCCCCGGCATCGAGGCTTTGCGCGAGAAATGCGAGGAGGAAACAGGGCTTGCCGCGCCGATCCAGCCGTCATGGGATGCACAAAAGCTGGGGGGGCGTCATGGGTAA
- a CDS encoding hydantoinase/oxoprolinase family protein, translated as MRYRLGVDVGGTFTDLLLFDQKSGGFWRHKTPSTPHDSSEGILNGVLAITEQAGVDPGDIEFFLHGTTVATNAVLEGKGARVGLITTEGYRDIMQIARSFVPGGLAAWIVWPKPQPLAALEDTLTVGGRMDADGNEVRAVDEAGARAALEQLKAQGVEAITVSLINAYVNGAHEKQIGAIAEEVFGGSVPISLSHEVLPEMQEYERTLSTVANAAVRPVVGNYVSNLRDKLVEAGVKGKLSLLRSDGGLMSSQKAEEHPVNILMSGPAGGVTGAVWVAKNAGLKNILTLDVGGTSTDVALIENLEPRRVRTTEVGHLSVRASALDVKTVGAGGGSIAHVPELTGALRVGPESAGAVPGPVAYSKGGELPTVTDANVVLGYLPEDLLGGSFKLDREGAKAAVQTIADALGVSLMDAARGIIDIVNENMFGALRMISVQQGYDPRHFALMGFGGAGPLHVNAVAKLMGSWPAVSPVSPGVLCALGDATTRMRTETARSFSKLAGQTDVSDLIALLDEMAAQTRAELEADGIPSDTITSEFEVDVRYAGQAFEVPLTIDQATLQEKGIEGILERFDEEHRRLFTFNMDTPHEIVNLRAVALGEALELEAAELPKGNGDPAHAKIKDHTLWMDGEERAAVIYDRSKLLQGDTIPGPAIITEMDSTTLVEHDCTASIDAVGNILINPS; from the coding sequence ATGCGCTATCGTCTTGGAGTGGACGTGGGGGGTACGTTCACCGACTTGCTCTTGTTTGACCAAAAAAGCGGCGGGTTTTGGCGGCACAAAACGCCTTCGACCCCGCACGATAGCTCGGAAGGAATTTTGAACGGCGTTCTGGCTATCACCGAGCAGGCGGGCGTTGATCCGGGCGATATTGAGTTTTTCCTCCACGGCACGACGGTTGCAACCAATGCGGTGCTTGAAGGCAAAGGCGCGCGCGTCGGGCTGATCACGACCGAGGGCTACCGCGACATCATGCAGATCGCGCGCAGCTTTGTGCCCGGGGGCCTTGCCGCGTGGATCGTATGGCCCAAGCCTCAGCCGCTCGCCGCGCTTGAGGACACGCTCACCGTGGGCGGGCGCATGGACGCCGATGGCAATGAAGTGCGTGCCGTCGATGAGGCAGGCGCCCGCGCGGCCTTGGAGCAATTGAAAGCGCAAGGGGTTGAGGCGATCACGGTCAGCCTGATCAACGCCTATGTAAACGGCGCGCATGAGAAGCAAATCGGCGCGATTGCCGAGGAAGTCTTCGGCGGCTCGGTGCCGATTTCCTTGAGCCACGAAGTGCTTCCCGAAATGCAGGAATATGAGCGCACGCTTTCGACGGTCGCCAATGCTGCCGTGCGTCCGGTGGTTGGCAATTATGTCTCGAACCTGCGCGACAAGCTGGTTGAAGCGGGGGTGAAGGGTAAGCTTTCGCTGCTGCGCTCTGATGGCGGGCTTATGAGCAGCCAGAAGGCCGAAGAGCATCCCGTCAACATCCTCATGTCCGGCCCTGCTGGCGGGGTGACGGGTGCTGTCTGGGTGGCGAAGAACGCTGGACTTAAAAACATCCTCACTCTTGATGTCGGTGGCACCTCGACCGACGTTGCTCTTATCGAAAACCTCGAACCGCGCCGGGTGCGCACGACCGAAGTCGGGCACTTGTCAGTGCGCGCTTCGGCTCTCGATGTGAAGACGGTTGGCGCAGGAGGCGGTTCTATCGCTCACGTTCCTGAGCTCACAGGAGCGCTGCGTGTGGGCCCTGAAAGCGCGGGCGCTGTGCCGGGGCCGGTTGCCTATTCCAAGGGCGGCGAATTGCCGACGGTGACTGATGCCAATGTGGTGCTGGGCTACCTTCCCGAAGATCTTCTTGGTGGTTCGTTCAAGCTCGACCGCGAAGGTGCGAAAGCGGCGGTGCAGACCATCGCCGATGCGCTTGGGGTCAGCCTTATGGATGCAGCGCGCGGGATCATCGACATTGTGAACGAGAATATGTTCGGCGCGCTTCGCATGATCAGCGTTCAGCAAGGCTACGACCCGCGCCACTTTGCCCTGATGGGCTTTGGCGGGGCGGGGCCTTTGCACGTCAACGCTGTTGCGAAACTGATGGGAAGTTGGCCCGCAGTTTCGCCCGTTTCGCCGGGTGTTTTGTGTGCACTTGGCGATGCAACAACGCGGATGCGGACTGAGACGGCGCGGTCTTTCAGCAAGCTTGCAGGCCAAACCGATGTGAGCGATCTCATCGCGCTGCTCGATGAGATGGCAGCGCAGACCCGCGCTGAGCTTGAGGCTGACGGCATCCCTTCGGACACCATCACAAGCGAGTTCGAAGTCGATGTGCGCTATGCCGGACAAGCCTTTGAAGTCCCACTCACAATTGACCAAGCCACCTTGCAAGAGAAAGGCATCGAAGGCATCCTTGAACGCTTTGATGAAGAGCACCGCCGCCTCTTCACCTTCAACATGGATACCCCGCATGAGATCGTGAACCTGCGGGCGGTGGCTCTTGGCGAGGCGCTCGAATTGGAGGCTGCTGAACTTCCCAAAGGCAATGGCGATCCCGCCCATGCGAAGATAAAAGATCACACGCTGTGGATGGATGGCGAAGAGCGCGCGGCTGTTATCTACGACCGCTCAAAGCTGCTGCAAGGCGACACCATTCCCGGCCCTGCGATCATCACCGAGATGGATTCAACGACGCTCGTCGAACACGACTGCACCGCTTCAATCGACGCGGTCGGCAATATTTTGATTAATCCGTCGTGA
- a CDS encoding response regulator transcription factor encodes MSSPSTTPTILIVDDHQLAREGLRAVLSGDGFGDIHLASTGEQAIEMVREIEPDIVLMDVRLGEGIDGLEATRQIAALGLSTKVIMLTLHDMPGYVRTALSAGAAGYVLKDTEIGDLRAAIAQVLDGRSAIPLDLVSAAMKSDPVSSATGDLGKILTEREQEVVEHVAQGLTNKEIARKLEISPATVKVHVERLIAKLGVADRTQAAVVATQLKSAGSSGV; translated from the coding sequence ATGTCCTCACCATCCACCACCCCCACCATCCTCATCGTTGATGATCACCAACTGGCCCGTGAAGGGCTGCGCGCGGTCCTTTCAGGTGATGGCTTTGGTGATATTCATCTTGCATCCACTGGCGAGCAAGCCATTGAAATGGTGCGTGAGATAGAGCCTGACATTGTCTTGATGGATGTTCGCCTGGGCGAGGGCATTGATGGACTTGAGGCCACCCGCCAGATCGCGGCACTTGGCCTTTCTACCAAAGTCATCATGCTTACCCTTCACGATATGCCGGGCTATGTGCGCACCGCATTGTCGGCGGGCGCTGCGGGATATGTCCTGAAAGACACCGAAATCGGCGATCTTCGCGCCGCTATCGCACAAGTGCTCGACGGGCGCTCTGCCATTCCGCTGGACTTGGTCAGCGCGGCCATGAAAAGCGACCCGGTATCGAGCGCGACAGGTGACCTTGGCAAAATCCTGACCGAGCGCGAGCAGGAAGTGGTCGAGCACGTGGCTCAAGGCCTCACGAATAAAGAAATCGCGCGCAAACTCGAAATCAGTCCGGCAACGGTAAAGGTTCACGTCGAACGCCTGATCGCAAAGCTGGGCGTTGCCGACCGCACACAGGCAGCCGTGGTGGCAACCCAGTTGAAATCTGCAGGGTCAAGCGGCGTGTGA